The following coding sequences lie in one Ostrea edulis chromosome 8, xbOstEdul1.1, whole genome shotgun sequence genomic window:
- the LOC125662736 gene encoding tripartite motif-containing protein 45-like, with translation MLHPWRSAQEVLLCDLCETVPLQSHCEVCNINLCVNCVGKHISDSSKRHNVLPFLSRKSTPNNSKCPKDADEHYEHCGEKCDIPVYSAWVIFGKHKGHNITGILEKHNAKIQSLQYDLEELETRIYPRYEEMASDVQTEKVELETKYGKLTTSADQQGEIWHREITAVVNRRKFDIQEMKNQHLSTLNKNTEEITQKMAELKQIMSDLKSILKSNDVSLTSTYKSRNSEFRTLPPKVRVTLPIFSAQKINKDQLNEMFGSLSPLSINTEHGDTMKSAESASSPPVKPLLDEPRLTAAIDTGYKYLSSVCCSSDEEVWTRGNKETMKLLNLQSKLLTSIQTESRETPYDIAVTRDGDLVYTDCENKTVNLVKNKQIQTMITLQGWDPLNICNTATDDLLVTMINDNREESKVVRYSNSTVQQTIQFDDQGRPLYSYHHDNKYISENRNLDICVADRWSSAVVVVNQSGKLRFRYTGHLFNEDASFDPVGLTTDSQSHILTADFRNHRIHILDQDGQFLRYIQNCYLEFPYGLCLDIRDNLFVAERDTAKVKKIQYL, from the coding sequence ATGCTGCACCCCTGGAGAAGTGCCCAAGAAGTCCTgctgtgtgacctctgtgaaactgtccccctacagagtcactgtgaagtttgtaatataaatctctgtgtTAACTGTGTAGGAAAACATATCTCAGATTCCTCTAAAAGACACAATGTCTTGCCATTTTTAAGCAGGAAGTCTACTCCAAACAACTCAAAATGTCCGAAAGACGCCGATGAACACTATGAACATTGCGGTGAGAAATGTGACATTCCTGTCTACTCTGCCTGGGTCATATTTGGTAAACACAAAGGTCACAATATAACAGGTATTCTGGAAAAACACAAcgctaaaattcaaagtttaCAATACGATTTGGAAGAACTTGAGACCAGAATTTATCCccgatatgaagaaatggcgtcCGATGTCCAAACTGAGAAAGTAGAGTTAGAAACAAAATACGGGAAACTGACCACATCCGCTGACCAACAAGGAGAAATCTGGCATCGAGAGATCACTGCCGTTGTCAACCGACGGAAATTTGACATTCAGGAGATGAAAAACCAACACCTATCTaccctgaataaaaatacagaagaaatcacacagaaaatggcggaactcaaacagatcatgtccgacttgaaatcaatcctaaaatcaaacgacgtctccttaacctctacttacaaatctaggaattccgaatttagaacattaccgcctaaagtcAGAGTTACATTACCAATTTTTTctgctcagaaaataaacaaagatcagctcaatgaaatgtttggttctctgtcgccattatccattaacacagaacatggcgacacaatgaagtcagcagaatctgcatcgtctcctccagtcaaaccactgcttgatgagccgcgcCTCACCGCcgccatagacactgggtataaaTATCTATCCAGTGTTTGCTGTTCCAGTGACGAAGAAGTCTGGACACGTGGGAATAAAGAAACCATGAAGCtcctcaacctccagagtaaactactgacatcaatacaaaccgaGTCAAGGGAAACACCGTacgacatagcagtgacacgggacggagatcttgtttacactgattgtgaaaataaaactgtaaacctagtgaagaataaacagatacagaccatGATCACACTTCAGGGGTGGGATCCTCTCAATATCTGCAACACCGCCACTgatgatctcctggttaccatgataAATGACAATAGAGAAGAATCCAAAGTTGTGCGTTACTCTAACTCCACAGTGCAACAaaccattcagtttgatgatcagggtcgtcctctctattcatATCATCATGACAATAAGTATATCAGTGAAAACAGGAATCTGGATATTTGTGTGGCTGACCGTTGGTctagtgcagtagtggtggtcaatcagtcaggaaaactccgatttagatacactggtcatcttTTCAATGAAGACGCATCATTTGATCCAGTCGGcctcactacagacagccagagtcacatcctgacagcagactttagaaatcaccgtatccacatcctagatcaggacggacagttcctccgttacattcagaACTGTTATTTAGAATTTCCATACGGTTTATGCCTGGACATCAGAGATAACCTTTTTGTGGCTGAGCGtgacactgctaaagtgaagaaaatccaatatttataa